tttGTTAGCTATaaaaaattgaatgagttttttcttgaGCTCAGGGTTTAACCCCGtaccaggtatacctttcgatcgggcaagtgttcacttagtacgacttgctccagttcctcgatcATTGATTTTGTAGCATCGGAATCATTGGGGGATATGAAAGACCTGGGTACTCCGTAGTCATCACCGTCGTCTATCCCCCGTTCCTCCGATTTTGTTGAGGTTGGTATCGGTGATTGCTAGTTGGCCCCATTTTCGACCACCAGATTCGGACCCTTAGATACCGAGAGTGTGGATGCCGAGATCACCTCATCGACGACGAACATCTCCCTTGTGGCCGGTTGTTCCCCGTAAACTATTTTGATTCCTGCGGGCATCGGGAATTTCAACACTTGGTGCAATGTCGAGggtattgccctcatgttgtgaatccatggccttccgagcaaagcgttgtatctcatatccccttcgattacatagaacttggcTTCCTGAATGGTTACGGTGATGTTCATCGGTAATGTTatttcccctttagtggtctcataGGCCATATTGAACTCGTTTAGGACTCGGATAACAGGTACGATCTAATCTTGTAGGCCAAGTTGTTCTACAacccttgatctgatgatgttggccgagctacctggatcaatcaacacacgtttaactcgatatttatttatgagtaccgatattactagtgcatcaatATAGGGCTGTGCGATCCCCTCTGCGTCTTTGTCGTTGAACGACAAAGTTCCTTCCGGTAGGTAATCCCGAGTCCGTTTCTCCCTTGTGATGGAAAGTTTGGTACGCTTCAACATTGGTCCCTGGGGATGTTGACCCCACTGATGATCATGTttatgacgtgctgaggttcctgTAGTTTGATTCATTTATTAGAATCCTTGTTCCTAAAATAGCTCTTGGTCCGATCACTGAAGAATTCTCAGAGATGCCCGTTGTTGAACAGCCGGGCTACCTCTTCCCTTAATTGTTGATAATCTTCAATTCTGTGatcatgagtgccatgatatttacacataaggttaggatccctttgggctggatcaGATTGCAAAGGTcaaggccatttagtatctttgatgtgtcCGATGGTGGACACGATAGCAGAGGCATCGATGCCAAAATTATATTGTGATAGCCTCGGTGCTTTTTTAGGCCCGATGGGCCTGTCGAAGCTGTTTTTGCCCGTGAGTCCTCGGTTGTTCTATCCTCGGTCATTCCTTCTTTCATTTCTCATAGGGTTTTGACCAGATCCGCTGCTTCTCCGATCCCTATTGTACGGTTGATACCGATCCCGATTTGATCTAGGTTCTCGACCTTTAtagcaccggcatgtgcctttacgaaagaatctacaagcatagcaaacaAGTCAACAGAATTAGGAGGAAGGTTGTGGTACCATATTATAGCTCCCTTTAACACGGTCTCTTTGAATTTTTTCAACAAGACatactcgatctcatcatcttccaagtcatttcctttgatagGGCAGGTATAAAAGGTTACATGTTTGTTCGGATCAGTCATTCTGTTGTACTTAGGGATTTCGAGCATGTGAAACGTTTTGTGGATCGGCTTCGGGGTCGCGCTCgggggaaaaggcttttgaataaatttcttggaatccaggcccttcaatatcaggggtgctcctgggatttggtcgaccctggaattgtaggttttcacctttttatcattggcttcgattttcttttcctatGTTTTTATCAGTTTCGTCAATTCTTCGAGCAATTTCATGAtttcggggttagtccccgattcacTCTCGCTCGTTCTTTCCGAGGTTGGTTCGTTCCTGCGGATGGCTTCCCGGGGGAGCTCAGGTTCATTCCTGCTCAGTGGTCGACCTTGGTTCTGCAATTGAGCTATCACCGTCTATTGAGCCtgtagcatttcgaagatcatacACATGTTGATCCCATCATTTTCGCCTTCGTGAGTGTTTTGGGCAATCGAACACACTTCCATGCGCACGCTGTTTTGGGGGTCGGTGGGCTGGTTTGTGTCGATGGCCATATGCGAACAGGCATCGATGGGAACCACCACCGGGATTCTACTAAGATCGACTGGTGTTGCCTCGTTACCGTGCGCTGCATCGTTGTTTCTGCCATGGTGTACGGATTCTATGTCTATCTTTAGAGGGACAGACTGTGGGTTTGACATTTCGATTCTGACCTGAAATCAGaaatacttcaaagaacaagtgtaaaatggGGTGTGTTAGGGTGATTCGTATCAAATTGCCgctattattcttagccccacggtgggcgccaaactgtttaccctcaaaatcggataacaattgaatttattagTGGTTTAAAGGATACACGTATTAATTTGATATTGAACGATAAATTAGATAgaaattgaaataaataacgatAAACTAACTGCAAACCACGCGAATTGGATAATTTCAGCCTAGGAAAGCTGGCCACCCTTGAGCTGAAAGTACTTTTATTGACACCAAGATACCAAAGAATAAGAACTTAAAGAATAACGTTAATGTATTGCTTATGAGTGTATGTTACAATGTCCTTCGTGAGTTGAGGCCCCCTTTATATATTAGAGGAACCTACTTTTAAGGTATTATTCTATTAtttcataaaaggtaaaaaagtcCTTGATTTATTGACCGTTGGTCCCTTTATTGGTATGTTCCGTGATTTTCGCCGTAATGTCCGATTAGTTACGGAAATTTCGGACCCTTGTCGGGTAAGTTGGCAATATGTTCCTTGAGACCATTATAACGGGGACCGGTTATGACCTCGGTAAACTCAAAGGTAAGTCTGGTGGTTCCGATAACTAACCCGGTAAAACAGGAACCGATCTTCGAGATTTTATCACCATCTTTCGATCCTAAACTGTTGTGCTGGGTGCTCGAGCAAATCTCGAGTttgattttacccgtatacacaaATATATGTCACATTTATTGAGAGGGTAGGTACTATAGTTCATATGTAAATTCGGGTGTTTTTATTCTAACTGGGATTCGTTGCCGGATCATTAGCAATTAAGGGTATTAGTCTATGCAGATACCTACCTTTTGAAGCCTTGAACACAATGGGCTTTGAACCCCAGGCCCTCCCAGTAATAGCAAGagcaaaaaatccaaaaacaagaaaggacaaaaataataaaatatggtACTAGTAAGAAATTATCTCTCATCTCTAGTGCAACATGTTCCTCATGCACAGCCTTTGCTGTAACTCACACATGCATAGCAACACGTAGCATTTCCCCCTCTTCTTTAAAATTACACCTCATCAATAATCCCGCTCTCTACAAATCTCACTCATTTCTCTTTATTTTCATTCAtcattttctctctctctcacacacacagaAAAAGAGAGAACTATTATCATCACTACTACTATGGCTGACGTTCGTCATCCACACCAAATTCAAGTTCATCCCCAACACCCTCGTTATGAAGGTGGCGTGAAAACTCTTCTTCCTCAAAAAGGTCCTTCAGCTACCCAAGTTCTAGCCATTGTCACACTTCTTCCTGTCGGCGGGACGCTCTTGGGGCTCGCCGGCTTGACGCTTATCGGGACGATTATAGGCCTTTGCGTTGCTACTCCGGTGTTTTTACTCTTCAGCCCGGTTCTTGTTCCAGCTGCTCTCGCTGTTGGCCTAGCTGTCACTGGATTCTTGACTTCAGGTCATTATTGAACTTCCTTCAAATACTACTAATTTTTTAGATGTacaaacaaaaaaattatttaatccAGTAATATTAGACAGAGCcaagatttaaagtttatgggttcaAAAGTCTTCGTCCTTTTAAATtacttttaattaaataaatttcttAAAACTAATATAAAGTTTGGACCAAACTTACTGAAACCGCATATAAGACTCTATCCCACCACCGGTGGTGTAAAAATTGCTTTAGGTCATATGTTTAAATATAATGACAGCTGTAGCATTCTTAGCAATTCTTTTTTAAATATACATCCCTTTGATATAAGTGATTTAGTGTCGTGGTGAATGTGGTTTACAGGTTGCTGTCAGTGATAGGTTTAATTAGAGGTGTGACATTCTTTCAATTTCTTCTTGGAATTGTTTTAATAATATATTAGTGGTTGTATTTTCTGACATAACTTAAAGCTTTTAGTGTAGGGGCAAATGTGAGTTAAAAATTGCTTTAGGCTCAATAACACAGGTGTagctttcttgatttttttgaGTTGGTCTTATTAGAATTTCTAACTCTTTATCACTGCTTTAGGTGCCTTTGGATTAACGGGGCTGTCATCACTTTCTTGGATTGTCAATTACTTTAAGCAAGGGAGGACTGTTACTGAGCAATTGGACTACACAAAGAGGCGGATGCAAGAACGAATTGCAGATGCTGCTTCGCAAGTGGGACAAAAGACTAAGGATGCTGGACAAGCAATCCAAAGCAAAGCTGAAGGAAAAGAAGGTGGCAGGACTTGATCTTACAGTTAATATCAAGATGGAAATAATAATGTGGAACATGCAAGTTTAATTTAGTTGTTGTTTTCCAGCTTTGTGAGGTGTGTAATAGTGTGCAATGTATTCTGCTGCGTTGTGAGTTTGTCTTCTGTgttgtcttttctttttttgaaaatggGAACATTAGTTTGCCTTCTGTGCTGTTTAATATAAAAACTTAAATAACCACAAAAGTTAGGGCATTTCTTTTACTCCACTTAGTAATGTGCAACCTCTAAAGCATAACAAATGACAATCACGCATTTCTCAACGGACAAGCggtaccaaccaaagttggtcggtaaattggtcaacaAGTTGACCGAGCTGGTCAGACTTGGTTAGTCAAAGAAATTTTTTGATTACCGGTCAACAAGTTGACCGAGCTGGTCAGACTTGGTTAGTCAAAGAAATTTTTTGATTACCGGTCAACAAGTTGacctaattttttaaattttaataattatattattatttaaaatattttataaaatttaaaaaatttatatttaaaattaccaatcaaattggtcggttaatgtaggggaagtatttaccgaccaactttgatcggtattttttatttcttgaaatataaccgatcaaagttggtcggttattaggtCTAACATTGGTCATATTTTTGaatcacttttatatttactatctaaataatataaatataattcgttaacattttattttgtaatacaaatGATGAATATACTAACATATGCTATAATAAGTTATatattgtcacgatccgaaattttcaccttcgcaccgtgatgacgcctaacatttcacttgttaggcaagccaacgttagaatgatattaactaatttttaaacaatatttaaatttattaataataaagaaataaaCGCGGAAGTatggtctgaaatatagtgattaATCCATAAAAACGACGGTACCATCCCacaattggtgtcacaagtgcacgagcttctagaataaatacaaataaaggtctcaataaaataaagatgtctgaaaacaaatacacagctaaagtaaagtagacggggacttcagaactgcgaacgccgtgcagttatacctcaagtctccgctgagtagctgaaatccgagcaagtctatgatacaccgctgggaccaactccaaaatctgcacaagaagtgcagagtgtagtatcagtacaaccgaccccatgtactggtaagtgctgagcctaacctcgaggaagtagtgacgaggctaaggcgggtcacttacattacctgtacgcaatattagtaacaacgacaataatagaaataaatcaggtaacacgtttataataattgaagtcaaCTCAGCATTCATagccaattatcatttccatcaattctattgtagcgtgcaacccgctctcacaatatattcacattcaattctgttgcggcatgcaacccgatcctccaatatattcattataataaattttgttgcgccgtgcaacccgatcctccaacatatccatttatcaattcttatagaagaaatttccccaataaatacaacaattaatataaaattgtaagacaacaagcatacaataatgatgatttaattatgaaacaaacaaggcaaataataaattattatggaaatacgagagaaaatatgcagtttaatatttaatatgctaaatgtcaaataacaattatggcacataattcaaatagcatgtaacaattagtgcaggaattcaagaattaatatttgacaaagaatagtagagaaacaattattataataattaattcatgatttaaaacaatttatgatttttcaagtaatcgggcaaacaattaatttgacgacgtataaacactcgtcacctcgcttatacgtcgttcacatgcaattcacataacaattaatttaagggttttattccctcaagtcaaggttaaccacgacacttacctcgctttgcaaattccaatcaattactcaaccacaacttttccttttaaatttgtctccgaaagcttcaaatctattcacaaataatttaatatactcaatacgaatcatcggaattaattccatatgaatttactaatttttcggataaaattcgaaattcattaaaatatttggcagtgggacccatgtctcaaatctcggaaaaaattacgaaatccgaacacccattccgacacgagtccaaccatgcaaaaattatccaattccgatatcaaatggaccttcaaatcttaaattttcgtttttggaagaatttataaaaatctgatttttcttccataaattcaaggattcatgatataaatgagtatgaaatcatgaaatataatcaatataggataaggaacacttaccccaatgtttttccgtgaaaatcgcccaaaaatcgcctcttgaggtttagggtttgaaaaatacaagaatgaatgaaaaattccgtctaagtccaaagttatcagctgcggatgtcgcatttgcgacctgagcttcgcaattgcgaagctcgcaaatgcgaagggttcatcgcaaatgcgagaaccttCACATTtccgctgccttcgcaaatgcgaagagtatATCGTATTTGCGACAATTGgccattcgcaattgcgaagataaactcgcaattgcgagaactgctggcctaggctttcttcgcaattgcgataaaaacctcgcaattgccatacctgcttggttcgcattgcgatgcctgatctcgcaatagaggcctgcaacaggttcagttataccagtaaaattttctaagttcaaaacatcccgtggtctatccgaaactcacccgagccctcggggctccaaaccaaacatgcacgcaagtctaaaaatatcatacgaacttgcttgtgcgatcaaatcacaaaaataatacctaaaactatggatttagcaccaaaactcatgaattcctcAAGAACATTTCAGAACTACTATCTTCTCAACCGGAtgcccgaatcacgtcaaatcaacttcgatttctaccaaatttcacacacatgacttatatattatattaaacctgt
This DNA window, taken from Nicotiana tabacum cultivar K326 chromosome 4, ASM71507v2, whole genome shotgun sequence, encodes the following:
- the LOC107822372 gene encoding oleosin H1-like; the encoded protein is MADVRHPHQIQVHPQHPRYEGGVKTLLPQKGPSATQVLAIVTLLPVGGTLLGLAGLTLIGTIIGLCVATPVFLLFSPVLVPAALAVGLAVTGFLTSGAFGLTGLSSLSWIVNYFKQGRTVTEQLDYTKRRMQERIADAASQVGQKTKDAGQAIQSKAEGKEGGRT